A single region of the Ictalurus punctatus breed USDA103 chromosome 17, Coco_2.0, whole genome shotgun sequence genome encodes:
- the socs9 gene encoding suppressor of cytokine signaling 9, translated as MSTGDAGDRGKERERGARPKVRQSRSEERQDGGRRKGGRGKRKGRLAHDAASDRPVSDGFEYGDLLNGLEPGNTGSSFRERRWRQVLGSPASSLSEKVPARISQSTLNDEQPMPETSSKSSGGSRTLRQKIQDAVGQCFPIKTHSGPSASGSGISASPVAASSRRKIHLSELMLDSCPFPPDSELAQKWYLIKQHTAPVSQPPVLDAFSACSASSASVVEDEDDRLRERRRISIEQGVDPPPNAQIHTFEVTAQINPLYKLGPKLAHGMNELAGDDRATLQQQQQQQQQQQQQQQHVLQRQQQHHQLLLQSCLDTLDEVVASSSGSAPSFPTESHPDSDSSSSSPCSLTRASLVTTEHFKPQDGHHRAHTQIDYIHCLVPDLLQITNLPCYWGVMDRYEAETLLEGKPEGTFLLRDSAQEDYLFSVSFRRYGRSLHARIEQWNHNFSFDVHDPSVFHAPTVTGLLEHYKDPNSCMFFEPLLSSPIHRTRPFSLQHICRAVISSCTTYDGISALPIPNALKEHLKEYHYKQRVRVRRLDTGWE; from the coding sequence ATGTCGACCGGAGACGCAGGGGACCGTGGGAAAGAAAGGGAACGGGGTGCCCGTCCCAAAGTGCGTCAGAGCCGGTCTGAGGAACGGCAGGATGGAGGGAGGCGGAAAGGAGGCAGGGGTAAAAGGAAAGGCCGCTTGGCTCACGATGCGGCGTCGGACCGGCCGGTCAGCGACGGATTCGAATACGGCGATCTCTTAAACGGGCTGGAACCCGGAAACACAGGTTCTTCATTTCGTGAACGCCGGTGGCGCCAAGTCCTCGGCTCACCCGCGTCCTCGTTGAGCGAGAAAGTCCCGGCCAGGATATCTCAGAGCACTCTGAACGACGAACAGCCTATGCCCGAGACCAGCAGCAAGTCTTCTGGCGGCAGTCGTACCCTCAGGCAGAAGATTCAGGACGCCGTAGGCCAGTGTTTTCCCATCAAGACCCACAGTGGACCTTCTGCTTCAGGATCGGGCATCTCGGCGTCTCCTGTCGCAGCTTCTTCCCGGAGGAAGATCCATCTGAGTGAACTCATGCTGGACAGTTGCCCGTTCCCACCTGACTCCGAGCTAGCGCAGAAATGGTACCTGATCAAGCAGCATACGGCTCCTGTTTCCCAACCGCCCGTACTCGACGCTTTCTCTGCGTGCTCTGCTTCCTCGGCTTCTGTCGTCGAGGACGAGGATGATCGCTTGCGAGAGAGGCGGAGAATAAGCATCGAGCAAGGCGTCGACCCACCGCCCAATGCGCAGATCCACACGTTCGAGGTGACCGCGCAGATCAACCCGCTGTACAAGCTCGGGCCCAAGTTGGCGCACGGGATGAACGAGTTGGCCGGGGACGACCGGGCCActctacaacaacaacaacaacaacaacaacagcagcagcagcagcagcagcatgtgctGCAGAGGcagcaacagcaccaccaactGCTTCTCCAGAGCTGCTTGGACACTCTAGACGAGGTCGTCGCGTCTTCCTCAGGATCCGCCCCATCCTTTCCTACCGAATCCCATCCGGATTCGGATTCCTCCTCATCTTCGCCGTGTTCACTGACAAGAGCGTCCCTGGTGACGACGGAGCACTTCAAACCTCAAGATGGCCACCATCGTGCCCACACGCAGATCGATTACATCCACTGCTTGGTGCCGGACCTGCTCCAGATCACCAACCTGCCGTGTTACTGGGGGGTCATGGATCGCTACGAGGCCGAGACGCTCCTGGAAGGCAAACCCGAGGGAACCTTCCTTCTTCGCGACTCGGCCCAGGAGGACTACTTATTCTCGGTCAGCTTCCGGCGCTACGGCCGCTCTCTGCACGCCCGTATCGAGCAGTGGAACCACAACTTCAGCTTCGACGTACACGACCCCAGTGTGTTCCATGCACCCACGGTCACGGGCTTGCTCGAGCATTACAAGGACCCCAACTCGTGCATGTTCTTCGAGCCACTGCTCTCAAGTCCCATCCATCGCACGCGGCCGTTCAGCCTCCAGCACATCTGTCGCGCCGTCATCAGCAGCTGCACCACCTATGACGGCATTAGTGCCCTGCCCATCCCCAACGCCCTCAAGGAGCACCTGAAGGAATATCATTACAAGCAGAGGGTTCGTGTACGGAGACTCGATACCGGCTGGGAGTGA